Genomic segment of Gracilinanus agilis isolate LMUSP501 unplaced genomic scaffold, AgileGrace unplaced_scaffold58260, whole genome shotgun sequence:
GTCTCTCCGTGTAGCATTTGAAGCAACCCGCTTCTATAACGTTAGTGAAAGCAGCCCCCTGGCCAGAGAACTCTGTGATGGGCCCACTTGCAATGAGGTGGAAAGTTCAGCCAGCCAAGGACCTGGTGAGTTTCTGGCACTCAGCAAGGATGTGACTGCTCGCCGTGGGGAGGACCAAGATGCCTCAAGGCTTTCAATCCAACTCCGTTCAAACCCCAATTGAGAACTTGTCAAGAGGTCAAAATTATTCTCCCAGCAGCAATTCTTTTCACATCTGGCTTGCCCTGCCTCATGAAACACAGAATTGCAATTAAGTCAGAGAATTCGAGagtctcagaattggaagagacttctgaggtcatctagtctaaccctgaCCATAGCAGGAATCATCTATATCCATGCCTTAGgatggcaaaaaaaataataataataataattgcaactCCCTTCAAAAGGGAAAGGCATCACCATTGCCATCCCCAAcaccatcatcactatcatatacaGTGTCATAGTCACTATAATCACCATATTTGTAAATAATCTACAaacagcactttaagatttgcatgCTTTTCTTTacatgaattatctcatttgattttcacaacccctccctgagacaggtactattattatgcccattttaaagatgaggaagctgaggcagactaAAGTTAAATGCCTTATCCAGGATcccacaactaataagtgtctgtggatgtttcaagtcttcctgcctccggGACTGTCACTCTATCCTCTATCCAGCTGGCTTATCACCACTGACATCACTCTCATTATCACCTCCACAATCACTCCCACCATCATCCTCACCACAGATATCGCCACTACCATCTGTAAAGGATTCACCTCATGGATCTGGAGGCTCATGGAAGAATAATCAGGTTTTCAGGGCACTGGCTTTTCTGCTTTGAACTGGTTCATGGG
This window contains:
- the LOC123256377 gene encoding C3 and PZP-like alpha-2-macroglobulin domain-containing protein 8, encoding LLMNKQIGLKRYEVEGRKVLFYFDEIPSQCLTCVRFQAFREYIVGKTAPMPITVYDYYEPAFEATRFYNVSESSPLARELCDGPTCNEVESSASQGPVFLPPGLSLYPLSSWLITTDITLIITSTITPTIILTTDIATTICKGFTSWIWRLMEE